The genomic interval AACTAGCATTTTTTATAGCCATTTCTAAAAAGTGTAGATCATTAAATACTCGGTAAGCATCTACGTATCCTTTTAATAGCAGTGCATTCCAAGAAGTTAAGATTTTATCATCTAATCTTGGTCTTTCTTTTTTAGCTCTCTCTTTAATAAGAATCTTTCTCCAATTTGTAACTTTAGTTTTTAAAGTTTCAATTGTTAGACTGTGTTTTTTAGCAAACTCAATATCACTAATTTTTCTAATGAAATGAAATTTTTCTTCTTCCCAAAAACCATGTTCATTTATGCTGAAATAATCACTGAATACATCGAAATCTGTTATGATTATTTTAGATAACTCTTCTTTTTTCCAAACATAAAAAGCACCTTCTTCCAATTCTTTTTCCTCCGTTAAACTATCAGCATCTAATGAGGAATAAAATCCACCATTATTATTGTAAAGTTCATGCTCTACAAAAGCTAAGGTTTGATAAACAGTTTCTTTATAAAGCGAATTTTTGGTTGCTAAATAGGCATCTGCATATAAACTAACTAATTGCCCGTTATCATAAAGCATTTTTTCAAAATGAGGAATGTGCCATTTTTTATCAGTAGAATAACGAGAAAATCCACCACCAACTTGATCATTTAAACCGCCCAAAGCCATTTTTTCTAACGTTGTATTTATATAGGTAGTTAACTCTTTGTCTTTTGTTTGATGTGCATATCTCAATAAAAATTGATAATTATTAGGCATAGGAAACTTAGGCGCTACGTCCATACCACCTAATGCAGTATCAAAGTTTGTTTGCCACTTATTCACATATGTTTTTAAAGAGTCAATGTTGTAATTTTGTTTGCTTGTATTCTCTTTTATTAAAGAACTTTCGTGAATCCCATTCGTTAATTTTTCAGCAAAGTCAGTTAGTTTACGAGGTTCTTTTTTGTAGATGTCAGAAATTTGATTGATGGAAGATGTCCAATCTTCTTTAGAAAAATAAGTACCTCCCCAAACGGGTTTTCCGTTAGGTAGCGCAATACAGTTTAAAGGCCAACCACCGCTTCCAGTCATTAATTGTACAGCAGTCATATATATTTGATCAACATCTGGTCTTTCTTCTCTATCAATTTTGATATTGATAAAGTTCTCATTCATAATTTTAGCAACCTCTTTGTCTTCAAAAGATTCGTGCTCCATTACATGACACCAATGACAAGCTGCATAACCAATAGAAATAAGAATCAGTTTATTTTCTTTTTTTGCTAATTCTAACGTTTCATTATTCCAAGGATACCAGTTTACTGGGTTGTGTGCATGTTGTAATAAATATGGGCTGGTTTCATTGATTAATGCATTCGTAAATTCATGTTTTTCAGTTTCTTTACAAGAAATAAAAAGTAAAAGTACAGCTAGAATTATATAATGAGTTTTAAATGCCATTCATGTATTTTTTTCAAATATAGGAATATTGCTTCTTTTAAGAATTCAATTTCTTTTAGAAGAATCTCTAATAATTAATTCGGCATTTAAGATTTGTTTATTTAGTGTCTGTGAAATAGATTCACTTTTAATATGCTTTAAAAAGGTTTGAGCAGCCAATCTTCCAATCTCTTCACTGTGCTGTTTCATGCTACTAATTCTTGGCGTAACCATATTTGTAAAAGGTTCATTTCCAAAACCAACTAAAGCGATATCT from Lutibacter sp. Hel_I_33_5 carries:
- a CDS encoding thioredoxin domain-containing protein, whose translation is MAFKTHYIILAVLLLFISCKETEKHEFTNALINETSPYLLQHAHNPVNWYPWNNETLELAKKENKLILISIGYAACHWCHVMEHESFEDKEVAKIMNENFINIKIDREERPDVDQIYMTAVQLMTGSGGWPLNCIALPNGKPVWGGTYFSKEDWTSSINQISDIYKKEPRKLTDFAEKLTNGIHESSLIKENTSKQNYNIDSLKTYVNKWQTNFDTALGGMDVAPKFPMPNNYQFLLRYAHQTKDKELTTYINTTLEKMALGGLNDQVGGGFSRYSTDKKWHIPHFEKMLYDNGQLVSLYADAYLATKNSLYKETVYQTLAFVEHELYNNNGGFYSSLDADSLTEEKELEEGAFYVWKKEELSKIIITDFDVFSDYFSINEHGFWEEEKFHFIRKISDIEFAKKHSLTIETLKTKVTNWRKILIKERAKKERPRLDDKILTSWNALLLKGYVDAYRVFNDLHFLEMAIKNASFLKNNVLKKDGSLYRNYKNGDASINGYLEDYATLINAYITLYQSTFNGEWLSLAKELTDYTLTHFFDEKSQLFYFTSDEDPALIARKTDIEDNVIASSNSIMAKNLFLMGHFYDNENYASISKKMLHNVTSYISKYPSAYANWLDLYLNYAEKFYEVAISGEDSLEKLKEINSVYIPNKLYCGSTKENDLPLLVNRFVEDETYIYICVNKVCNLPLTESDKAISSLIEGK